Proteins found in one Mangifera indica cultivar Alphonso chromosome 15, CATAS_Mindica_2.1, whole genome shotgun sequence genomic segment:
- the LOC123198138 gene encoding uncharacterized protein LOC123198138 isoform X1, giving the protein MPVAKLKASNTTDVVKVEEGNESLDTFIKQAIGKESLLSFSRNGDSSVQWIQLLQALDQQELPGWPFLSTPMKIQLQKCDKCSQEFCSTINYRRHIRVHHRLKKLDKDSAKNRDLLGAFWDKLSVDEAKEVVSFNDVALEGVAGSCIIKSLTAFIRKPIYASLPQVCVKAGAALLDIVQARPSRFPISSQELFSILDDASEKTFLSGTAVSMQKYIFDGEAVKIGLETRNLIACTSFLVEQILVKAWLADKEAEALRCQKLLVEEEEAAQRRQAELLERKRQKKLRQKEQKAKEHKHEEKADDKESTDGTSESVPLPETSCPLATSDSDAHNADALPNHVPSSLEPFQLANSDEDVDYEFQAGFGNGYADLGPGQNIERRMVRGSGHRQMVVIRRQLPQKPRGMPNGFHASQNSQASKLGGVQKLGNNRDFRAAPIVGGNKVWSWKPKPENDYANLKTRTLKEAINQPQQDKNHEVLIGSISVTLGHCNHHEGKSAAEGQDGCMEEHQMPKKNSVTEKFIQSGTNKSTVKFWRPVSRHGTKGPVPVHGTKGPVPVQNGCRESEVDVNGGQAIDQTLSSESCLRLPMDDTNGGIGSSTSLMKDSMCPGGMQFNSCAAKAFLSERWKEAIAAEHVKLVLPPDSVSSEYQDFESNNQVTVIQSSDSHKQLTNARADEASTATGASAKPKFRTKPDKGTKIKYIPKHRILT; this is encoded by the exons ATGCCGGTAGCAAAACTGAAAGCCTCTAACACCACAGATGTGGTGAAAGTAGAGGAAGGAAATGAGTCACTAGATACTTTTATTAAACAAGCAATTGGAAAAGagtctcttctttctttctctagaAATGGAGACAGCTCAGTTCAGTGGATCCAATTACTCCAAGCTCTGGATCAGCAAG AACTCCCTGGTTGGCCTTTTCTTTCTACTCCTATGAAGATACAGCTGCAGAAATGTGACAAGTGTTCCCAAGAATTCTGCTCCACTATTAACTATAGGAGACATATACGTGTCCACCATCGGTTGAAAAAGCTTGATAAG GATTCTGCCAAAAACAGGGATCTTTTAGGAGCATTTTGGGATAAG CTTTCTGTGGATGAAGCAAAGGAAGTTGTATCATTCAATGATGTGGCCTTGGAG GGAGTTGCAGGGTCTTGTATTATAAAGTCATTGACAGCATTTATTCGGAAACCTATATATGCTTCTCTCCCTCAAGTTTGTGTGAAAGCTGGTGCTGCCCTTCTG GATATTGTTCAAGCTAGGCCTTCCAGGTTTCCTATATCTTCCCAAGAACTATTCAGCATCCTTGATGATGCTAGTGAAAAGACATTCCTATCTGGGACAGCAGTATCCatgcaaaaatatatatttgatggtgaagctgtgAAGATTGGGCTTGAAACAAGGAATTTGATTGCATGTACTAGCTTTCTGGTGGAACAGATTTTG GTCAAAGCATGGCTAGCTGATAAGGAAGCAGAAGCTTTAAGGTGCCAGAAGTTGTTAGTGGAGGAGGAAGAAGCTGCTCAGAGAAG GCAAGCAGAGCTCTTGGAAAGGAAAAGACAGAAAAAGCTGAGGCAAAAGGAGCAGAAAGCAAAAGAGCATAAGCATGAGGAAAAGGCAGATGATAAGGAGAGCACTGATGGCACATCAGAATCTGTGCCCCTACCTGAAACGTCTTGTCCTCTGGCCACATCTGATTCTGATGCACACAATGCAGATGCATTGCCAAATCATGTTCCCTCATCTCTTGAGCCCTTCCAACTTGCAAATTCTGATGAAGATGTGGATTATGAGTTTCAGGCTGGGTTTGGCAATGGTTATGCTGATTTAGGCCCGGGGCAGAATATTGAAAGACGGATGGTACGAGGAAGTGGCCATCGGCAGATGGTTGTTATTCGACGACAGTTGCCACAAAAACCACGTGGTATGCCCAATGGTTTTCATGCTAGTCAAAATTCTCAAGCATCCAAGCTTGGAGGAGTGCAAAAGCTTGGAAATAACAGGGATTTCAGGGCTGCTCCAATAGTTGGTGGCAATAAGGTTTGGAGCTGGAAGCCAAAGCCAGAAAATGATTATGCGAATCTGAAAACTAGAACGCTGAAAGAAGCCATAAACCAACCCCAACAAGATAAGAACCATGAGGTTTTGATAGGCTCTATATCTGTTACACTTGGACATTGTAATCATCATGAGGGTAAAAGTGCAGCCGAAGGCCAAGATGGTTGCATGGAAGAGCATCAGATGCCCAAAAAGAACAGTGTAACTGAGAAGTTCATTCAGTCTGGCACAAACAAGTCAACAGTTAAATTTTGGAGGCCAGTTAGCAGGCATGGGACTAAAGGTCCTGTCCCAGTTCATGGGACTAAAGGTCCTGTCCCAGTTCAAAATGGCTGTAGAGAATCCGAAGTGGATGTGAATGGTGGACAAGCCATTGATCAGACCCTATCTAGTGAAAGCTGTCTAAGATTGCCCATGGATGATACTAATGGTGGGATTGGGAGTTCCACGTCACTCATGAAGGACAGTATGTGTCCAGGAGGCATGCAGTTTAATAGTTGTGCTGCAAAAGCTTTTCTATCAGAGA GATGGAAGGAGGCAATTGCAGCTGAACACGTGAAATTAGTTCTGCCCCCAGATTCCGTATCTTCTGAGTATCAAGATTTTGAGAGCAACAATCAAGTAACAGTAATTCAGTCATCAGATTCTCATAAACAGTTGACCAATGCCAGAGCTGACGAGGCTTCAACAGCAACCGGAGCTTCTGCTAAACCCAAGTTCAGAACAAAACCTGACAAAGGTACCAAGATAAAGTATATTCCTAAACACAGAATCCTCACCTGA
- the LOC123198138 gene encoding uncharacterized protein LOC123198138 isoform X3, with amino-acid sequence MKIQLQKCDKCSQEFCSTINYRRHIRVHHRLKKLDKDSAKNRDLLGAFWDKLSVDEAKEVVSFNDVALEGVAGSCIIKSLTAFIRKPIYASLPQVCVKAGAALLDIVQARPSRFPISSQELFSILDDASEKTFLSGTAVSMQKYIFDGEAVKIGLETRNLIACTSFLVEQILVKAWLADKEAEALRCQKLLVEEEEAAQRRQAELLERKRQKKLRQKEQKAKEHKHEEKADDKESTDGTSESVPLPETSCPLATSDSDAHNADALPNHVPSSLEPFQLANSDEDVDYEFQAGFGNGYADLGPGQNIERRMVRGSGHRQMVVIRRQLPQKPRGMPNGFHASQNSQASKLGGVQKLGNNRDFRAAPIVGGNKVWSWKPKPENDYANLKTRTLKEAINQPQQDKNHEVLIGSISVTLGHCNHHEGKSAAEGQDGCMEEHQMPKKNSVTEKFIQSGTNKSTVKFWRPVSRHGTKGPVPVHGTKGPVPVQNGCRESEVDVNGGQAIDQTLSSESCLRLPMDDTNGGIGSSTSLMKDSMCPGGMQFNSCAAKAFLSERWKEAIAAEHVKLVLPPDSVSSEYQDFESNNQVTVIQSSDSHKQLTNARADEASTATGASAKPKFRTKPDKGTKIKYIPKHRILT; translated from the exons ATGAAGATACAGCTGCAGAAATGTGACAAGTGTTCCCAAGAATTCTGCTCCACTATTAACTATAGGAGACATATACGTGTCCACCATCGGTTGAAAAAGCTTGATAAG GATTCTGCCAAAAACAGGGATCTTTTAGGAGCATTTTGGGATAAG CTTTCTGTGGATGAAGCAAAGGAAGTTGTATCATTCAATGATGTGGCCTTGGAG GGAGTTGCAGGGTCTTGTATTATAAAGTCATTGACAGCATTTATTCGGAAACCTATATATGCTTCTCTCCCTCAAGTTTGTGTGAAAGCTGGTGCTGCCCTTCTG GATATTGTTCAAGCTAGGCCTTCCAGGTTTCCTATATCTTCCCAAGAACTATTCAGCATCCTTGATGATGCTAGTGAAAAGACATTCCTATCTGGGACAGCAGTATCCatgcaaaaatatatatttgatggtgaagctgtgAAGATTGGGCTTGAAACAAGGAATTTGATTGCATGTACTAGCTTTCTGGTGGAACAGATTTTG GTCAAAGCATGGCTAGCTGATAAGGAAGCAGAAGCTTTAAGGTGCCAGAAGTTGTTAGTGGAGGAGGAAGAAGCTGCTCAGAGAAG GCAAGCAGAGCTCTTGGAAAGGAAAAGACAGAAAAAGCTGAGGCAAAAGGAGCAGAAAGCAAAAGAGCATAAGCATGAGGAAAAGGCAGATGATAAGGAGAGCACTGATGGCACATCAGAATCTGTGCCCCTACCTGAAACGTCTTGTCCTCTGGCCACATCTGATTCTGATGCACACAATGCAGATGCATTGCCAAATCATGTTCCCTCATCTCTTGAGCCCTTCCAACTTGCAAATTCTGATGAAGATGTGGATTATGAGTTTCAGGCTGGGTTTGGCAATGGTTATGCTGATTTAGGCCCGGGGCAGAATATTGAAAGACGGATGGTACGAGGAAGTGGCCATCGGCAGATGGTTGTTATTCGACGACAGTTGCCACAAAAACCACGTGGTATGCCCAATGGTTTTCATGCTAGTCAAAATTCTCAAGCATCCAAGCTTGGAGGAGTGCAAAAGCTTGGAAATAACAGGGATTTCAGGGCTGCTCCAATAGTTGGTGGCAATAAGGTTTGGAGCTGGAAGCCAAAGCCAGAAAATGATTATGCGAATCTGAAAACTAGAACGCTGAAAGAAGCCATAAACCAACCCCAACAAGATAAGAACCATGAGGTTTTGATAGGCTCTATATCTGTTACACTTGGACATTGTAATCATCATGAGGGTAAAAGTGCAGCCGAAGGCCAAGATGGTTGCATGGAAGAGCATCAGATGCCCAAAAAGAACAGTGTAACTGAGAAGTTCATTCAGTCTGGCACAAACAAGTCAACAGTTAAATTTTGGAGGCCAGTTAGCAGGCATGGGACTAAAGGTCCTGTCCCAGTTCATGGGACTAAAGGTCCTGTCCCAGTTCAAAATGGCTGTAGAGAATCCGAAGTGGATGTGAATGGTGGACAAGCCATTGATCAGACCCTATCTAGTGAAAGCTGTCTAAGATTGCCCATGGATGATACTAATGGTGGGATTGGGAGTTCCACGTCACTCATGAAGGACAGTATGTGTCCAGGAGGCATGCAGTTTAATAGTTGTGCTGCAAAAGCTTTTCTATCAGAGA GATGGAAGGAGGCAATTGCAGCTGAACACGTGAAATTAGTTCTGCCCCCAGATTCCGTATCTTCTGAGTATCAAGATTTTGAGAGCAACAATCAAGTAACAGTAATTCAGTCATCAGATTCTCATAAACAGTTGACCAATGCCAGAGCTGACGAGGCTTCAACAGCAACCGGAGCTTCTGCTAAACCCAAGTTCAGAACAAAACCTGACAAAGGTACCAAGATAAAGTATATTCCTAAACACAGAATCCTCACCTGA
- the LOC123198138 gene encoding uncharacterized protein LOC123198138 isoform X2, which produces MPVAKLKASNTTDVVKVEEGNESLDTFIKQAIGKESLLSFSRNGDSSVQWIQLLQALDQQELPGWPFLSTPMKIQLQKCDKCSQEFCSTINYRRHIRVHHRLKKLDKDSAKNRDLLGAFWDKLSVDEAKEVVSFNDVALEDIVQARPSRFPISSQELFSILDDASEKTFLSGTAVSMQKYIFDGEAVKIGLETRNLIACTSFLVEQILVKAWLADKEAEALRCQKLLVEEEEAAQRRQAELLERKRQKKLRQKEQKAKEHKHEEKADDKESTDGTSESVPLPETSCPLATSDSDAHNADALPNHVPSSLEPFQLANSDEDVDYEFQAGFGNGYADLGPGQNIERRMVRGSGHRQMVVIRRQLPQKPRGMPNGFHASQNSQASKLGGVQKLGNNRDFRAAPIVGGNKVWSWKPKPENDYANLKTRTLKEAINQPQQDKNHEVLIGSISVTLGHCNHHEGKSAAEGQDGCMEEHQMPKKNSVTEKFIQSGTNKSTVKFWRPVSRHGTKGPVPVHGTKGPVPVQNGCRESEVDVNGGQAIDQTLSSESCLRLPMDDTNGGIGSSTSLMKDSMCPGGMQFNSCAAKAFLSERWKEAIAAEHVKLVLPPDSVSSEYQDFESNNQVTVIQSSDSHKQLTNARADEASTATGASAKPKFRTKPDKGTKIKYIPKHRILT; this is translated from the exons ATGCCGGTAGCAAAACTGAAAGCCTCTAACACCACAGATGTGGTGAAAGTAGAGGAAGGAAATGAGTCACTAGATACTTTTATTAAACAAGCAATTGGAAAAGagtctcttctttctttctctagaAATGGAGACAGCTCAGTTCAGTGGATCCAATTACTCCAAGCTCTGGATCAGCAAG AACTCCCTGGTTGGCCTTTTCTTTCTACTCCTATGAAGATACAGCTGCAGAAATGTGACAAGTGTTCCCAAGAATTCTGCTCCACTATTAACTATAGGAGACATATACGTGTCCACCATCGGTTGAAAAAGCTTGATAAG GATTCTGCCAAAAACAGGGATCTTTTAGGAGCATTTTGGGATAAG CTTTCTGTGGATGAAGCAAAGGAAGTTGTATCATTCAATGATGTGGCCTTGGAG GATATTGTTCAAGCTAGGCCTTCCAGGTTTCCTATATCTTCCCAAGAACTATTCAGCATCCTTGATGATGCTAGTGAAAAGACATTCCTATCTGGGACAGCAGTATCCatgcaaaaatatatatttgatggtgaagctgtgAAGATTGGGCTTGAAACAAGGAATTTGATTGCATGTACTAGCTTTCTGGTGGAACAGATTTTG GTCAAAGCATGGCTAGCTGATAAGGAAGCAGAAGCTTTAAGGTGCCAGAAGTTGTTAGTGGAGGAGGAAGAAGCTGCTCAGAGAAG GCAAGCAGAGCTCTTGGAAAGGAAAAGACAGAAAAAGCTGAGGCAAAAGGAGCAGAAAGCAAAAGAGCATAAGCATGAGGAAAAGGCAGATGATAAGGAGAGCACTGATGGCACATCAGAATCTGTGCCCCTACCTGAAACGTCTTGTCCTCTGGCCACATCTGATTCTGATGCACACAATGCAGATGCATTGCCAAATCATGTTCCCTCATCTCTTGAGCCCTTCCAACTTGCAAATTCTGATGAAGATGTGGATTATGAGTTTCAGGCTGGGTTTGGCAATGGTTATGCTGATTTAGGCCCGGGGCAGAATATTGAAAGACGGATGGTACGAGGAAGTGGCCATCGGCAGATGGTTGTTATTCGACGACAGTTGCCACAAAAACCACGTGGTATGCCCAATGGTTTTCATGCTAGTCAAAATTCTCAAGCATCCAAGCTTGGAGGAGTGCAAAAGCTTGGAAATAACAGGGATTTCAGGGCTGCTCCAATAGTTGGTGGCAATAAGGTTTGGAGCTGGAAGCCAAAGCCAGAAAATGATTATGCGAATCTGAAAACTAGAACGCTGAAAGAAGCCATAAACCAACCCCAACAAGATAAGAACCATGAGGTTTTGATAGGCTCTATATCTGTTACACTTGGACATTGTAATCATCATGAGGGTAAAAGTGCAGCCGAAGGCCAAGATGGTTGCATGGAAGAGCATCAGATGCCCAAAAAGAACAGTGTAACTGAGAAGTTCATTCAGTCTGGCACAAACAAGTCAACAGTTAAATTTTGGAGGCCAGTTAGCAGGCATGGGACTAAAGGTCCTGTCCCAGTTCATGGGACTAAAGGTCCTGTCCCAGTTCAAAATGGCTGTAGAGAATCCGAAGTGGATGTGAATGGTGGACAAGCCATTGATCAGACCCTATCTAGTGAAAGCTGTCTAAGATTGCCCATGGATGATACTAATGGTGGGATTGGGAGTTCCACGTCACTCATGAAGGACAGTATGTGTCCAGGAGGCATGCAGTTTAATAGTTGTGCTGCAAAAGCTTTTCTATCAGAGA GATGGAAGGAGGCAATTGCAGCTGAACACGTGAAATTAGTTCTGCCCCCAGATTCCGTATCTTCTGAGTATCAAGATTTTGAGAGCAACAATCAAGTAACAGTAATTCAGTCATCAGATTCTCATAAACAGTTGACCAATGCCAGAGCTGACGAGGCTTCAACAGCAACCGGAGCTTCTGCTAAACCCAAGTTCAGAACAAAACCTGACAAAGGTACCAAGATAAAGTATATTCCTAAACACAGAATCCTCACCTGA
- the LOC123197864 gene encoding uncharacterized protein At3g49055: protein METADEATPLEAEINGPDHLTDSVDGSDPPTASELCNHDHLLAELESLRQAYQSLQSNSSALEDKLFLLQREKEEATRMMDELSRDRDSLRENIVRLETSIKEREDEYKRKIDEELKEKEEYERKFDEELKEKEEIKCELDVSRERLEVLESEKKERDEFLLKSLDSIKSVKECLVKIIDCLDDEKVIEREDIEMEESKLDQESRALEEEITAITVLASKAESKVSEYKESKKKEKKELENSVVSLTEENRDINSLLRIALVEKEAVEKSLNRLKGNTDQKRVALLQIAERGLQRVGFGFMMGSGNNEQSQESLGTNVVPPSNKSDSSECEEEVVSLASTVERIMKNLRLEITQLRRSLDESRSDTERLQSLTEKQAKTIEENVLYIKELEDRERVLAQNIEELLFDIKAMEEEVVRWREACELEVEAGKTEIEERDKVVLILKQELEKTKNALEISNSKLKLKEEVASAAMTAQAAAERSLQLADSRAAELRERIEELTRQLEEAESKERSRRKVRHICWPWRVLRSNATNNTNSVKRMLPEMQALLSGV, encoded by the exons ATGGAAACCGCCGATGAAGCAACTCCTTTGGAAGCCGAAATCAACGGCCCCGATCATCTGACTGATTCCGTTGACGGTTCGGATCCGCCGACTGCTTCCGAACTCTGTAATCATGATCATCTTCTCGCTGAGTTGGAGTCTCTCCGCCAGGCCTACCAGAGCCTCCAATCGAATTCCTCTGCGTTGGAGGATAAGTTGTTCCTCCTCCAGCGTGAAAAAGAGGAGGCAACGAGAATGATGGATGAGTTATCGCGAGATAGAGACTCTCTCCGTGAAAATATTGTTCGATTAGAGACGTCgataaaggaaagagaagaCGAGTATAAGAGAAAGATTGACGAGgaattgaaagagaaagaggagtATGAGAGAAAGTTTGACGAGgaattgaaagagaaagaagagattAAGTGTGAATTAGACGTATCTAGGGAGAGACTCGAAGTTCTAGAAtctgaaaagaaagaaagagatgagtTTTTGTTAAAGAGCTTGGATTCGATTAAGTCAGTTAAGGAATGTTTAGTGAAGATAATTGACTGTTTGGATGACGAGAAAGTGATTGAGCGAGAAGACATTGAGATGGAAGAATCGAAATTAGACCAAGAGTCGAGGgcattagaggaagaaataaCAGCAATTACAGTGCTAGCAAGCAAAGCTGAATCAAAAGTTAGTGAATATAAAGAatcaaagaaaaaggaaaagaaggaaTTGGAAAACAGTGTAGTGAGTTTGACAGAAGAGAATCGCGACATAAACAGTTTGTTAAGGATAGCATTGGTGGAGAAAGAAGCAGTAGAGAAGAGTTTGAATAGACTGAAAGGTAACACTGATCAGAAGAGAGTGGCATTATTGCAAATTGCGGAACGTGGGTTGCAAAGAGTAGGGTTTGGTTTCATGATGGGCAGTGGAAATAATGAACAGTCACAGGAGAGTTTGGGGACTAATGTTGTCCCACCGAGTAATAAATCTGATAGCAGTGAGTGTGAAGAGGAAGTTGTTAGTCTG GCATCAACTGTAGAGAGGATAATGAAGAATTTACGGCTTGAAATCACTCAATTGAGGAGATCATTGGATGAATCTAG GTCAGATACCGAGCGACTACAGAGTCTTACAGAGAAACAAGCTAAAACTATTGAAGAAAATGTATTGTACATCAAAGAGTTGGAAGATAGAGAGAGGGTGTTGGCTCAAAAT ATTGAGGAACTGCTATTTGATATAAAAGCGATGGAAGAAGAAGTTGTTAGATGGCGGGAAGCTTGTGAGTTAGAGGTGGAAGCTGGTAAAACTGAGATTGAAGAGCGCGACAAAGTG GTTCTGATTCTGAAGCAAGAGTTGGAGAAAACAAAGAATGCTTTAGAAATATCAAATAGTAAGTTAAAGCTGAAGGAAGAAGTTGCTAGTGCTGCAATGACTGCCCAAGCAGCAGCAGAGAGGTCTCTGCAGCTGGCTGACAGCAGGGCTGCAGAACTTCGTGAGCGTATTGAGGAACTAACAAGACAATTAGAAGAAGCAGAGAGCAAAGAAAGGAGTCGCCGAAAGGTGAGACACATATGTTGGCCATGGCGAGTCCTTAGATCGAACGCAACCAATAACACCAACAGCGTAAAACGGATGCTACCAGAAATGCAAGCCTTGCTTTCTGGTGTATGA